In a single window of the Pseudogemmatithrix spongiicola genome:
- a CDS encoding BlaI/MecI/CopY family transcriptional regulator, with product MSPRKRRILSPKSPRLPETMNLSGSGVGTVLGELESRLMRLCWDAARPLSAREIHDRLRAEHPVSPLTSTTVLNRLVRKGFLSRGRVDGLLHFTARVDEPEFVSQASRRAVEGILSLGAEAVTASIVDVLAERDPEQLAELARLIRRKLREQDG from the coding sequence ATGTCACCTCGCAAGCGTCGTATCCTTTCTCCCAAGTCACCCCGGCTCCCGGAGACGATGAATCTCTCAGGGAGCGGGGTTGGCACCGTCTTAGGTGAGCTCGAATCCCGACTGATGCGACTGTGCTGGGACGCCGCGCGGCCACTGAGTGCGCGAGAGATTCACGACCGTCTGCGGGCTGAGCATCCTGTTTCACCCCTGACGAGTACGACGGTGCTCAATCGCCTCGTGCGCAAGGGGTTTCTGTCGCGCGGGCGCGTGGATGGGTTGCTGCATTTCACGGCGCGCGTGGACGAGCCGGAGTTTGTCTCGCAAGCTTCGCGGCGGGCGGTGGAGGGTATCCTCTCGCTCGGTGCCGAAGCGGTGACGGCGTCGATCGTCGACGTGCTCGCCGAACGCGATCCCGAGCAGCTAGCCGAACTCGCACGCCTGATTCGTCGCAAGCTTCGCGAGCAGGACGGTTAA
- a CDS encoding DUF411 domain-containing protein, with product MLVALHASSACQCCHLWARRMEEAGFRIETTFAQDIGAVKREFGVPTALQSCHTALVEGYVVEGHVPASALVRLLTERPSVKGLAVPGMPGGSPGMESAPAEPFDVIAFTTEGATHVFA from the coding sequence GTGCTGGTGGCCCTCCACGCGTCGAGTGCCTGCCAGTGCTGCCATCTCTGGGCTCGCCGGATGGAGGAGGCGGGGTTTCGCATCGAGACGACCTTCGCGCAGGACATCGGTGCCGTCAAGCGCGAGTTCGGCGTTCCGACGGCGCTGCAGTCGTGCCACACCGCGCTCGTCGAGGGATATGTGGTCGAGGGGCACGTGCCAGCGTCGGCGCTCGTCCGCTTGCTGACCGAGCGTCCATCGGTCAAGGGGCTCGCGGTGCCTGGAATGCCGGGCGGATCACCGGGAATGGAAAGCGCTCCGGCCGAGCCCTTCGACGTGATCGCGTTCACGACTGAGGGCGCGACGCACGTCTTCGCCTGA
- a CDS encoding copper resistance protein B, producing the protein MLTEVLEYDAAGAARPLLFDVLAWTGGASRRLWFKADGSAATSGRATHGEYQVLYGRMLTPWWDVQLGARADVRTAPGASASRAGALVGLQGLAPGWFELEPSLFVTTDGNLSFDLTASYDLFLTQRLVLQPRLESTLSLKDDDAFGVGRGLSSTSFGLRTRFEIRREFAPYLGVVWERGYGRSAELARLAGESASETLIVAGLRLWR; encoded by the coding sequence GTGCTGACGGAAGTGCTGGAGTACGACGCGGCCGGTGCTGCACGTCCCCTGCTTTTCGATGTGCTCGCGTGGACCGGCGGAGCGAGCCGCCGCCTGTGGTTCAAGGCCGACGGCAGCGCCGCGACCAGTGGGCGCGCGACGCACGGCGAGTACCAAGTGCTCTATGGCCGGATGCTCACGCCGTGGTGGGACGTGCAGTTGGGCGCCCGCGCCGACGTGCGCACGGCACCGGGCGCGAGCGCGTCGCGAGCGGGCGCCTTGGTCGGTCTGCAGGGATTGGCGCCGGGCTGGTTCGAGCTCGAGCCGTCGCTGTTCGTCACGACGGACGGCAATCTCTCCTTCGATCTGACCGCCTCGTACGACCTCTTCCTGACGCAACGGCTCGTGCTGCAGCCGCGCCTGGAGTCCACCCTGTCACTCAAGGACGACGACGCGTTCGGCGTCGGGCGAGGGTTGAGCAGTACTTCGTTCGGGTTGCGTACACGGTTCGAGATTCGGCGTGAGTTCGCGCCGTATCTCGGCGTGGTCTGGGAGCGTGGCTATGGGCGGAGCGCGGAGTTGGCGCGGCTTGCTGGTGAATCGGCCAGCGAGACGCTGATCGTCGCGGGGCTGCGGTTGTGGAGGTAG
- a CDS encoding YybH family protein, producing MSGISRRLAVAVAMTVALAGRANAQDHAHAGHQATPSAEVASVIQAIQALFAAAERGDLAALDSIYAGDSLLVIEGSGINRGWTDYRDNHLAPELKEFSNFRYRPFEIEARVSGNLAWATFRYALSADLPNGKADVVGRGTAILERRGARWVVRLTHTASRARRPSDPPMP from the coding sequence ATGTCTGGTATCTCTCGCCGCCTCGCCGTTGCCGTCGCGATGACCGTTGCACTCGCAGGCCGCGCCAACGCGCAGGACCACGCACACGCTGGCCACCAAGCGACGCCGAGCGCTGAGGTCGCGTCCGTGATTCAGGCGATCCAGGCGCTCTTCGCTGCCGCGGAGCGCGGCGACCTCGCGGCCCTCGATTCGATCTACGCCGGTGACAGCCTCCTGGTCATTGAGGGCTCCGGCATCAATCGCGGGTGGACGGACTATCGCGACAATCACCTCGCGCCGGAACTCAAGGAGTTCAGCAACTTCCGGTATCGGCCCTTCGAAATTGAAGCGCGCGTGTCCGGCAATCTTGCGTGGGCCACGTTTCGCTACGCGCTGAGCGCGGACCTGCCCAACGGCAAGGCTGACGTGGTTGGGCGCGGCACAGCGATTCTTGAGCGCCGTGGCGCGCGATGGGTCGTGCGCCTGACGCACACGGCTAGCCGTGCCCGCCGGCCCAGTGATCCGCCGATGCCCTGA
- a CDS encoding class I SAM-dependent methyltransferase, with protein MNLESYNAIAEQWARHRVALSPGEAAVLPMLVEDLPPGSTVLDLGCGTGQPIAAYFADAGFRIVGVDQSPAMLARARQALPAHRWLLGTLEDFPAISHVAAVVAWDSLFHVPREQHAHIIRRVRATLPLGGRFALTVGGSEHPAFTDVMFGHTFFYDSLPPAQVTALLTSSGFRVVHESFLNHPDGARDKGRVALVAAAA; from the coding sequence ATGAACCTCGAGTCGTACAACGCAATCGCCGAGCAGTGGGCGCGACACCGGGTGGCACTCTCGCCGGGTGAGGCCGCGGTGTTGCCTATGCTCGTCGAAGATCTTCCGCCCGGTTCCACGGTGCTCGACCTCGGGTGCGGCACGGGCCAGCCCATTGCCGCCTACTTCGCGGACGCAGGATTCCGGATTGTTGGCGTCGATCAGTCGCCTGCGATGCTGGCCCGCGCACGGCAGGCCCTCCCGGCACACCGGTGGCTACTCGGCACCCTAGAGGACTTCCCGGCCATCAGCCACGTCGCCGCGGTCGTCGCGTGGGACTCCCTCTTTCACGTCCCCCGCGAGCAGCACGCACACATCATTCGGCGGGTGCGCGCGACGCTACCCCTCGGCGGGCGCTTCGCCCTCACCGTCGGCGGGTCCGAGCATCCCGCATTTACCGATGTGATGTTCGGGCACACATTCTTCTACGATTCGTTGCCGCCGGCGCAGGTGACCGCACTGCTCACGTCGTCCGGATTTCGGGTCGTGCACGAGTCCTTCCTCAATCATCCGGACGGCGCGCGGGACAAGGGGCGCGTGGCACTGGTGGCCGCGGCGGCCTGA
- a CDS encoding M56 family metallopeptidase — translation MLFAIVALLLLGVTPVVGHHVLGAVPWLSAEQHHLAMLCLVALHQFLEPVHDIAHWLLYAGVVFVVLERGRVLWRHGRVMRDLPQARVSPDSAMGRAALAAGLRIEQVWAVRGLPMPAFTTGWVRPRVVVATDLSERLTPDELTAVLAHEAVHLRRRDPLRLFALRSLASLLFWLPVLRRVAADLEDEVEITADDEVALCLALPLASAVLKLGGGASTPVAATVGFQRADLLPRRIRRLAGEDALVVSHTSTRSLIAASVALLLAWSSGVMVLHPLSDPGQHAAHGPAHCDHPEANPLTHLFCRGWSFGGDGCPHEAARRSAP, via the coding sequence TTGCTCTTCGCAATTGTCGCCCTGCTGCTCCTCGGCGTCACGCCAGTCGTCGGACATCACGTGCTCGGCGCGGTACCGTGGCTCTCGGCCGAGCAACATCATCTCGCGATGCTGTGCTTGGTCGCGTTGCACCAATTTCTTGAGCCCGTGCACGACATTGCGCATTGGCTGCTCTACGCGGGCGTCGTGTTCGTTGTATTGGAGCGGGGGCGGGTGCTGTGGCGACACGGACGCGTCATGCGCGACCTTCCACAAGCGCGCGTGAGCCCAGACTCTGCGATGGGACGTGCCGCGCTCGCGGCAGGACTTCGCATCGAGCAAGTGTGGGCCGTGCGTGGACTACCGATGCCTGCCTTTACGACGGGTTGGGTTCGGCCACGGGTCGTCGTTGCGACCGACCTCAGCGAGCGACTTACACCTGACGAGCTCACCGCCGTGCTCGCGCACGAAGCCGTGCACCTGCGGCGACGCGATCCGCTGCGTCTGTTCGCACTTCGCTCGCTGGCCTCGTTGCTGTTTTGGCTTCCCGTCCTTCGCCGAGTCGCCGCTGACTTGGAGGACGAGGTGGAGATCACGGCTGACGATGAAGTGGCGCTGTGCCTCGCGTTGCCGCTCGCCTCAGCTGTGCTCAAGCTCGGCGGGGGGGCATCGACTCCCGTTGCCGCGACAGTGGGATTTCAGCGCGCCGATTTGTTGCCGCGCCGCATTCGGCGTCTTGCCGGCGAGGATGCACTGGTGGTATCACACACGTCCACGCGTTCGCTCATTGCGGCATCGGTGGCATTGCTCCTTGCTTGGAGTTCCGGCGTGATGGTGTTGCATCCACTCAGCGACCCGGGCCAGCACGCAGCCCACGGGCCAGCGCATTGCGACCATCCGGAGGCGAACCCACTCACGCATCTCTTCTGCCGCGGCTGGTCGTTTGGGGGCGATGGATGCCCGCACGAGGCCGCGCGTCGCTCAGCGCCGTAA
- a CDS encoding IS30 family transposase yields the protein MTYTQITHEERYAISALRKLGYSSAAIARELGRAPSTISREVRRNAWRTLGRTYWVDRAQSYTNERRRTSRRNTQFTADEWAFVEYWIRQDWSPEQIVGFHARFGIRTPSHESIYRYIHADRERGGTLYTHLRVMTKNLRKRYGTYDSRGRLAGKRHISTRPPGAEHRSRFGHWEGDTVMGSTTDTACILTLVERKSGFIAIGQLDSRQAPETNARLRQLILAQPRPVRTITLDNGTEFHSYEKLEAVVDAKCYFATPHHSWERGSNENANGLIRQYLPKRRSMRGLTQRDCQRIADKLNRRPRKRLGFRTPAEVYAA from the coding sequence ATGACCTACACCCAGATCACCCACGAAGAAAGGTACGCCATTTCCGCGCTGCGGAAGCTGGGGTACTCCAGCGCGGCGATTGCGCGCGAGCTCGGACGCGCCCCGAGCACCATCAGTCGCGAGGTGCGTCGCAATGCGTGGCGCACGCTTGGCCGCACGTACTGGGTCGACCGCGCGCAGTCCTATACGAACGAGCGCCGGCGCACGTCGCGCCGGAATACGCAGTTCACGGCGGACGAATGGGCCTTCGTCGAATACTGGATCCGCCAGGACTGGAGCCCGGAGCAGATCGTGGGCTTCCACGCGCGCTTCGGCATCCGCACGCCGAGCCACGAGTCGATCTATCGGTACATCCACGCCGATCGCGAGCGCGGCGGGACGTTGTACACCCACCTGCGCGTGATGACGAAGAACCTGCGGAAGCGCTACGGCACCTACGACAGCCGCGGACGCCTCGCGGGGAAGCGGCACATCTCGACGCGGCCGCCGGGCGCGGAGCATCGCTCGCGCTTCGGACACTGGGAGGGCGACACGGTGATGGGAAGCACGACGGACACCGCATGCATCCTGACGCTCGTCGAGCGGAAGTCCGGCTTCATCGCGATCGGGCAGCTCGACTCGCGCCAGGCGCCGGAGACGAACGCCCGCCTCCGTCAGCTCATCCTGGCGCAACCGCGGCCGGTGCGGACCATCACGCTCGACAACGGGACCGAGTTCCACTCCTACGAGAAGCTCGAGGCGGTCGTCGACGCCAAGTGCTACTTCGCCACGCCGCATCACTCGTGGGAGCGTGGCAGCAACGAGAATGCCAACGGATTGATCCGGCAGTACCTGCCGAAGCGACGTTCGATGAGGGGGCTCACGCAGCGCGACTGCCAGCGCATTGCGGACAAGCTCAACCGTCGACCACGCAAGCGACTCGGCTTCAGAACGCCGGCGGAAGTCTATGCGGCCTAA
- a CDS encoding copper resistance CopC family protein: MRNSLRSLAFIAVLALAIPLSAASAHPRLLKSTPAADSRSAEAPREVALTFNESLDLSLTRVTLHHGEMAIRLDPLQFAQDDDKTVIANIVGALAPGRYTVRWQVTGDDGHPVRGTFTFEVLAARSAAPPSSHRELTAR, from the coding sequence ATGCGCAATTCCCTTCGTTCGCTTGCCTTCATCGCTGTACTTGCCCTCGCCATCCCGCTGAGCGCCGCGAGCGCCCATCCTCGCCTGCTCAAGTCGACGCCAGCCGCCGACAGTCGCTCCGCAGAAGCGCCACGCGAAGTTGCGCTCACGTTTAATGAATCACTTGATCTCTCGCTCACCCGCGTAACGTTGCACCACGGCGAGATGGCCATCCGCTTGGATCCGCTTCAGTTCGCCCAGGACGATGACAAGACCGTGATCGCGAACATTGTGGGAGCTCTCGCGCCAGGTCGTTACACGGTGCGGTGGCAAGTCACGGGTGATGACGGCCATCCAGTGCGTGGCACGTTCACGTTCGAGGTCCTCGCGGCACGCTCCGCAGCGCCGCCATCCTCGCATCGTGAGCTGACCGCTCGATGA
- a CDS encoding CopD family protein, whose amino-acid sequence MMESVFGVESPAFVAIRAVLSACTVLLLGTLALRFVVLRRYAGPDARELRDAIDSTLPRWIDALGLVALLATLARLGAQHAAVFGGDVAPSGESLSALLFRAGWGRTWWVALVSALTVTWIAPRLRGNTIASWAALAGAVFAFTVAQPWSGHPAAAAQPMLAIATQFVHVVGAGGWLGSLALLTFVAVPAAGRVSTEHASSADARVAALVRAFSPTALIFASLLAVTGLATAWVNLGSAAALWQSVYGRTLLLKLALLVVVAGTGAYNWRRVLPSLGQSSGSTALRRSSLVELAAGVLVLVVTAVLVATPMPGE is encoded by the coding sequence ATGATGGAGAGCGTCTTCGGGGTCGAGTCTCCGGCCTTCGTGGCAATTCGGGCGGTACTGTCCGCCTGCACGGTTCTGCTACTGGGCACGCTCGCATTGCGATTCGTGGTATTGCGTCGTTATGCAGGGCCGGATGCTCGGGAGTTGCGGGATGCCATCGACTCCACGCTTCCGCGGTGGATCGACGCACTCGGGTTGGTGGCACTGCTCGCAACGTTGGCGAGACTCGGCGCGCAGCACGCTGCGGTGTTCGGTGGTGACGTTGCACCGTCGGGCGAGTCGCTCTCCGCACTCCTGTTTCGCGCGGGTTGGGGACGCACGTGGTGGGTGGCGCTAGTCAGTGCCCTCACAGTGACTTGGATCGCACCTCGACTACGAGGGAACACCATTGCCAGTTGGGCGGCACTCGCTGGCGCAGTGTTCGCATTCACTGTGGCGCAACCGTGGTCTGGCCATCCAGCAGCTGCGGCGCAGCCGATGCTGGCGATTGCGACGCAGTTTGTCCATGTGGTCGGCGCCGGTGGATGGCTCGGGAGCCTGGCGCTGCTGACGTTCGTAGCGGTCCCTGCTGCGGGTCGAGTGAGCACAGAGCACGCAAGCAGCGCAGATGCGCGAGTCGCCGCACTTGTGCGTGCGTTCAGTCCCACGGCTCTCATCTTTGCCTCGCTGCTTGCGGTCACGGGTCTCGCGACTGCATGGGTCAACCTCGGTAGTGCGGCCGCGCTTTGGCAAAGCGTGTACGGGCGCACGCTTCTGCTTAAGCTTGCGCTTCTCGTCGTTGTTGCTGGGACGGGCGCATACAATTGGCGGCGTGTGCTTCCGTCGCTGGGGCAGTCATCAGGTAGTACGGCGCTTCGACGCTCTTCACTCGTGGAGCTCGCGGCGGGAGTGCTCGTGCTGGTGGTAACCGCGGTGCTGGTGGCTACTCCGATGCCTGGCGAATAG
- a CDS encoding IS481 family transposase, whose amino-acid sequence MNIHNNARLTAWGRAELVRRVVLDGEPVRAVAAALHISPSTAYKWLRRFAAGGWAALADRSSRPHRSPTATRPALIERILRLRATRLTGPEIAERLGLAVSTVGRVLTRAGQGRLKGPGATGGPRYQRETPGELVHVDTKALDRFVTAGHRAHGNRSKVGRRRGLGQDHLHVAVDDATRLAYAALLPTQDAAACTRFLEAARRWFAQLGIAVTGVMTDNAKAYTSHAVQAALAAHGIRHLRTKPYRPQTNGKAERFIQTALRRWAYKKPYRTSAHRNAALPDFLDCYNVERPHRSLGRVPPLLHFLMQREQRP is encoded by the coding sequence GTGAACATCCACAACAATGCGCGATTGACCGCCTGGGGGCGAGCCGAGCTCGTCCGCCGGGTGGTCCTCGACGGCGAGCCGGTGCGCGCCGTCGCCGCGGCCCTCCACATCAGCCCGAGCACGGCTTACAAGTGGCTGCGCCGCTTCGCGGCCGGGGGCTGGGCGGCGCTGGCCGACCGCTCCTCGCGCCCGCATCGCTCGCCGACCGCCACGCGGCCGGCGCTCATCGAGCGGATTCTCCGCCTGCGCGCGACGCGGCTCACCGGGCCGGAGATCGCGGAGCGGCTCGGGCTCGCGGTCTCGACCGTGGGCCGGGTCCTCACGCGCGCGGGCCAGGGCCGGCTGAAGGGCCCGGGGGCGACGGGCGGGCCGCGCTACCAGCGCGAGACGCCCGGCGAGCTCGTGCATGTCGACACGAAGGCCCTCGATCGCTTCGTCACGGCGGGCCATCGCGCGCACGGCAACCGCTCGAAGGTCGGCCGCCGTCGGGGGCTCGGGCAGGACCATCTCCACGTCGCGGTCGACGACGCGACGCGGCTCGCGTACGCGGCGCTGCTGCCGACACAGGACGCGGCGGCGTGCACCCGCTTCCTCGAGGCGGCGCGCCGCTGGTTTGCGCAGCTGGGCATCGCCGTCACCGGTGTGATGACCGACAACGCCAAGGCGTACACGAGCCACGCGGTGCAGGCCGCGCTGGCCGCGCACGGGATCCGGCACCTGCGCACCAAGCCCTACCGCCCGCAGACGAACGGCAAGGCGGAGCGCTTCATCCAGACCGCGCTCCGCCGCTGGGCCTACAAGAAGCCATACCGGACCTCGGCGCACCGCAACGCGGCGCTGCCCGACTTCCTAGATTGCTACAACGTCGAACGGCCGCACCGGTCGCTCGGCCGCGTCCCGCCGCTGCTCCACTTCCTCATGCAGCGTGAACAACGTCCTTAG
- a CDS encoding copper resistance system multicopper oxidase, translating to MAHSSRVKRTITVTQPRQNFHVSRRSFLEAGALLGAAAALPEPLRAGVATAPSLNPGLPALAPAPGGVREYDLTIAETIVRLDGRNARATTINGTVPGPVLRFREGEEAVIRVRNTLSEDTSIHWHGIILPPEMDGVPGLSFPGIRPGETFEYRFAVKQAGTYWYHSHSGLQEQLGHYGALIIEPAERSGPAYDREHALVLSDWTFENPYRVLSRLKKQPDAYNYQRRTVADFFRDVARDGFSATISDRWMWAGMRMNPTDIADVTGATYSYLLNGRTAEEPWTAQFAPGERVLLRVINAAAGSYFDVRVPGLPMTVVQVSGQPVEPVETEEFRIAIAETYDVIVQLPDDRAYAVYAEAMDRSGFTAATLAPRAGVLADLPSRRRRPLLTMADMGMDHSAMGGMDGMDHAEMGHDMPPSAPATAAADDEHAGHEMSEMGDAAALRAPGTLPPETPHGTDTHGNGNAMVPMSTKSRLAEPGAGLGEDGRRVLLYSQLRSAAPYAEFRAPTREIEIHLTGNMERFTWAIDGVPYDEAEPIEFTYGERIRLTMVNDTMMNHPMHLHGMWMELENGQGDRSPRIHTINVKPAERVSLLVTADAPGRWAFHCHVLYHMEVGMFREVRVSAPTGHEGHGDAE from the coding sequence ATGGCCCATTCTTCTCGTGTCAAGCGAACTATTACCGTGACTCAACCGCGTCAAAACTTCCACGTCTCGCGCCGGAGCTTCCTCGAGGCTGGTGCACTCCTCGGCGCTGCGGCTGCGCTACCCGAACCGCTCCGCGCGGGCGTTGCCACAGCACCTTCTCTGAACCCCGGTCTACCCGCGCTTGCTCCTGCGCCCGGCGGCGTGCGCGAGTACGACCTCACTATCGCCGAAACCATTGTGCGACTCGATGGGCGGAACGCCCGCGCGACGACGATCAATGGGACCGTGCCCGGGCCTGTGCTGCGATTCCGCGAGGGCGAAGAAGCCGTCATCAGGGTGCGGAACACGCTGTCGGAAGACACTTCCATCCACTGGCACGGCATCATTTTGCCGCCCGAGATGGATGGCGTGCCGGGCTTAAGCTTCCCGGGCATTCGACCCGGCGAGACCTTTGAGTACCGATTCGCGGTGAAGCAGGCTGGCACTTATTGGTATCACAGCCACTCGGGGTTGCAGGAGCAGCTCGGCCACTACGGCGCATTGATCATCGAGCCGGCCGAGCGCAGCGGCCCCGCTTATGACCGCGAGCACGCGCTGGTGCTGTCCGACTGGACCTTCGAGAACCCGTACCGCGTCCTCTCGCGGCTCAAGAAGCAGCCGGACGCGTACAACTATCAGCGCCGGACGGTGGCCGACTTCTTCCGAGACGTCGCGCGCGACGGATTCTCGGCCACCATCAGTGATCGCTGGATGTGGGCCGGAATGCGGATGAATCCGACGGACATCGCGGACGTCACTGGCGCGACGTACAGCTACCTGCTGAACGGCCGCACCGCCGAGGAGCCTTGGACGGCGCAGTTCGCGCCGGGAGAACGCGTTCTGCTTCGCGTGATCAACGCGGCGGCGGGTTCGTACTTCGATGTACGCGTACCGGGCCTACCGATGACCGTCGTGCAAGTGAGCGGGCAGCCAGTGGAGCCCGTGGAGACTGAGGAGTTCCGCATCGCGATTGCAGAAACGTATGACGTGATTGTGCAGCTCCCCGACGACCGGGCCTACGCCGTGTACGCCGAGGCGATGGATCGCAGCGGCTTCACCGCAGCGACGTTGGCGCCTCGCGCCGGAGTGCTCGCCGACCTTCCGTCGCGTCGGCGCCGTCCGCTGCTCACGATGGCCGATATGGGGATGGATCACTCCGCGATGGGTGGGATGGACGGGATGGACCACGCCGAGATGGGACACGACATGCCGCCCAGCGCTCCGGCGACAGCCGCAGCCGATGACGAGCACGCGGGGCACGAGATGTCGGAGATGGGCGATGCCGCAGCGTTGCGAGCACCTGGGACGCTACCACCGGAGACGCCGCACGGCACCGACACGCACGGCAACGGCAACGCGATGGTCCCGATGAGCACGAAGAGTCGACTCGCCGAGCCGGGTGCGGGCCTGGGCGAGGATGGCCGTCGCGTGTTGCTGTACTCGCAGCTGCGATCCGCGGCTCCCTACGCGGAGTTTCGCGCGCCGACGCGCGAAATCGAGATTCATCTCACGGGCAATATGGAGCGCTTCACGTGGGCCATCGACGGTGTGCCCTATGATGAAGCGGAGCCCATCGAGTTCACCTACGGCGAGCGGATTCGCTTGACGATGGTGAACGACACGATGATGAACCACCCGATGCACTTGCACGGGATGTGGATGGAGTTGGAGAACGGACAGGGCGACCGTAGCCCGCGGATCCACACCATCAACGTGAAGCCGGCGGAGCGCGTGTCGCTGTTGGTCACGGCGGACGCCCCTGGGCGATGGGCGTTTCATTGCCATGTGCTCTACCATATGGAGGTCGGGATGTTTCGTGAAGTGCGCGTGAGTGCGCCGACCGGCCACGAGGGGCATGGCGATGCCGAGTGA
- a CDS encoding IS30 family transposase: MFIPSPHGYTWQQRAELWARYRAGDSVREIARDLAKDPGALHGVIRKQGGISPRLRARSALALSLDERERISRGLAAGESYRAIGRALGRAASTISREVARHGGPTKYRAVRADAVAWKSARRPKACRLASRPRLRYLIAAKLKRRWSPEQISAWLRNTYPHEPELHVSHETIYRSLYVQARGVLKKELLKHLRTGRVVRRSRASTRKGQGRGQIVDAISISARPAEVEDRAVPGHWEGDLLAGGDNTHIATLVERTSRFAILVKVASKEPSRVVPALIRQMRRLPLHVTRSLTWDRGKELAHHQRFTVATGVQVYFCDPYSPWQRGTNENTNGLLRQYFPTGASLANVTQRQLDAVAAQLNGRPRKTLDFRTPAEVFDEAVALIA, from the coding sequence ATGTTCATCCCCAGCCCGCACGGCTACACGTGGCAGCAGCGCGCTGAACTCTGGGCGCGCTATCGCGCCGGCGACTCGGTCCGCGAGATCGCCCGTGACCTCGCCAAGGATCCCGGCGCCCTCCACGGCGTGATTCGCAAGCAAGGGGGCATCTCGCCACGCCTGCGTGCGCGCTCCGCGTTGGCGCTCTCGCTCGACGAACGAGAGCGCATCTCGCGCGGGCTCGCCGCCGGCGAATCCTACCGAGCGATCGGCCGCGCCTTGGGCCGTGCGGCATCGACCATCAGTCGTGAGGTCGCACGTCATGGGGGCCCGACGAAGTATCGGGCCGTCCGGGCCGACGCGGTCGCGTGGAAGTCCGCGCGCCGGCCGAAGGCCTGCCGCCTCGCGTCCCGGCCGCGACTGCGCTATCTCATTGCAGCGAAGCTCAAGCGGCGCTGGTCACCGGAACAGATCAGCGCGTGGCTCCGCAACACCTACCCGCACGAGCCGGAGCTGCACGTGTCGCACGAGACGATCTACCGCTCGCTGTACGTCCAGGCGCGCGGCGTGCTGAAGAAGGAACTGCTGAAGCACCTGCGCACGGGACGCGTCGTGCGGCGCTCGCGCGCGTCCACGCGCAAGGGCCAAGGCCGCGGGCAGATCGTCGACGCCATCTCCATCAGTGCGCGCCCGGCCGAGGTGGAGGACCGCGCGGTCCCCGGCCACTGGGAGGGCGACCTCCTCGCCGGCGGCGACAACACGCACATCGCCACGCTCGTCGAGCGCACGTCGCGCTTCGCCATCCTGGTGAAGGTCGCCAGCAAGGAGCCGAGCCGCGTGGTGCCCGCGCTCATCCGCCAGATGCGGCGCCTGCCGCTGCACGTCACGCGCTCGCTCACGTGGGATCGCGGCAAGGAACTCGCGCACCACCAGCGCTTCACCGTCGCCACCGGCGTGCAGGTCTACTTCTGCGATCCGTACAGTCCGTGGCAGCGCGGCACCAACGAGAACACGAACGGCCTCTTACGGCAGTACTTCCCCACGGGCGCGAGTCTCGCCAACGTTACGCAGCGGCAGCTCGATGCCGTCGCCGCTCAGCTCAATGGGCGGCCTCGCAAGACGCTCGACTTCCGCACTCCCGCGGAAGTCTTCGACGAAGCTGTTGCATTGATTGCTTGA